The following is a genomic window from Crossiella equi.
GGTCACGGTCCAGGACGTCGTCACCGACCTCGGCCGCGGCCATGGCCGCGCGCATCCGGTCATCGGGCTTGGTGACGGTGTCCGACCGGAGGTCGATCGGCTCTGCGTAGGTCACGATACGATCACACCACACTCGCGGCTTGGTATCGAGAGAAGAAGCCGCAGGTTGCGGGCTCGGGCACGCCGGGGGTGACGTGGATCTCCTCCAAGACACGTGCAACCGTTGTCCGCAGTTGTTTCGTCCAGTAAGTGCAAGCACGACGAGCGGAGAGTTCCGCGTGGACCATCACGAGGAGCAGGAGTTCGCCGAGTACTTCATCGCCAGGCGCGATGCGGTGCGACGGACGGCCTACCTGCTCTGCGGCGACTGGCACCGGGCGGATGACCTGGCCCAGACCGCGTTCGTCGCGTTGCACCGGCGCTGGCGCAAGGTCCGGGACAAGGGTGCCCTGGACGCCTATGTCAGACGCACGCTGGTGCGCGCGTCGATCGACGAGTCCCGGCGGCCCTGGCGGCGCGAACGCGCGGTCGAGGAGCTGCCGGAGACCCCGGTGTCCGCACCGGAGGTCGGCGACTCGGTGGCCACCAGGTCGGCTCTGCTCGACGGCCTGCGGCGGGTTCCGCCGCGCCAGCGCGCGGTGCTCGTCCTGAGGTTCCTCGAAGGCTTGGACGTCACGGCCACGGCCGCGGCGCTCAAGTGCACCGAGGGCACCGTGAAGAGCCAGACCGCCCGGGGGCTGGACGCCCTCCGGGACGCACTGGGTGACGCACTGGACGACCTGAGGTCGGCCACATGAGCGCGACCGACTGGTCGAGGAGGTGGATGTAGGTGGACGAGCACAAGCTCGCGGACGCATTCCGCGATGCCGTGCGCGAGGTGCCACCGCCGTCCTTCGGTGAGCAGGACGTGGTCCAGGCCTCGCACCGGGCGAGCGCACGGCAGCGGCGGCTGGTCCTGAGCGGATCGGCCTTCGGTGTGGTGCTGCTGGCCGGGGGCACGCTGGCCGTGTCCACGCTGTTCGGCCCGAGCTCCGACCCGCAGATCGCCTCCGGCGCCAGCACGACGGCGCAGGAGGGCACGGTCCTGGGCGGCGAGGCCACACCGTTCTCCGACCAGCAGGACGAGCCGAGGTCGCCCCAGGGCTCCGGCAGCGCCAAACCCCCCATTCCTCCCAGTACCTCCAAGCAGGGGGAGGTACCGGGCGGCGGCGGTCCATCGACCGCCGGCACCGAAGGGTGCGGACTGGCGGACCGGGATCTCGCAGCCGCCCTCGCCGCTGAGATCCCGGCCGCCAGGACCCTGACCGCCGAGCAGGTGCCCGCCGGGTACTGCACCTCGGGGGCCCGCGGTGCCGCGGTGAGCACGCCGGAAGGCAAGCTCATGGTGGTGCTGGCCCCGTCGGCCGGTGCCCCGCTGGACCGCGACGTGCACACCTTCGAGCAGGACGGGCTGCGCGGGGTCACCATGAACACCCCGAAGGGCGCTCCGCTCACCGTGTACAGCCTGGCCGCCAAGCCGGGGAAGGCCGGTCCCTTCGGCGACGACCTGGCCCGACTGGTGAAGGCGCTGTCGGACAAGTTCTAGCCGTCCGGTTCTGGCACCATGGGCGGCTATGTCCGAGACCACCGGCAGGCACCCGGCGAGCACGCCCAAGGGTGAGCGGCGGCGGCAGCTGCTGACCGAGGCCGCCGCGGCCCTGCTGGCCGAGGGCGGCTTCGACGCCGTCCGGCACCGTTCGGTC
Proteins encoded in this region:
- a CDS encoding SigE family RNA polymerase sigma factor, which produces MDHHEEQEFAEYFIARRDAVRRTAYLLCGDWHRADDLAQTAFVALHRRWRKVRDKGALDAYVRRTLVRASIDESRRPWRRERAVEELPETPVSAPEVGDSVATRSALLDGLRRVPPRQRAVLVLRFLEGLDVTATAAALKCTEGTVKSQTARGLDALRDALGDALDDLRSAT